The following are from one region of the Eubacterium sp. MSJ-33 genome:
- a CDS encoding ROK family protein: MYLVFDVGGTFIKYAIIDKSGKIYEKYKVPTPFWEGKLDEKGVEITPYTVKPEVGIEEFLNQIDIIYSKYSKEYQITGIALSLPGQVNVAQGIVYGGGSLPYLDRMPLGNLISKRCGNVPVALENDAKCAALAEIWIGNAKDCKDACVLVFGTGVGGGIVIDRKIRHGVGMIAGEMSFLYDGLTRDNVDKILPIQKYDGKKRILPDPAIWTQQASVQSLRIKVGKLKGMDWKNISGEQIYEMAETDPEVQDILEDMYFNIAWHCCNLYITLAPEIILIGGGITAQPKFLEGIVKYVTKLRRLSYIYDRMKIDLCKFGNDSNLLGALFNFLQKYNLAQ; this comes from the coding sequence ATGTATCTTGTATTTGATGTTGGTGGTACATTTATCAAATATGCCATAATTGACAAAAGTGGTAAAATCTATGAGAAGTATAAGGTTCCCACACCTTTCTGGGAGGGAAAACTGGATGAGAAAGGTGTCGAGATTACACCATATACAGTAAAACCGGAGGTAGGAATCGAGGAGTTTCTGAATCAGATTGATATTATTTATAGCAAGTATAGCAAAGAGTATCAGATTACAGGTATAGCATTGAGCCTGCCGGGACAGGTGAATGTGGCACAGGGAATTGTGTATGGTGGTGGAAGTCTGCCATATTTAGATCGTATGCCGCTTGGAAATCTGATTAGTAAACGTTGTGGAAATGTGCCTGTTGCTTTGGAAAATGATGCCAAATGTGCAGCACTTGCAGAAATCTGGATTGGAAATGCGAAAGATTGTAAGGATGCATGTGTGCTTGTGTTTGGAACCGGTGTCGGTGGAGGTATTGTAATTGATCGTAAAATTCGTCATGGCGTTGGCATGATTGCCGGTGAAATGTCATTTTTGTATGACGGATTAACAAGAGATAACGTGGATAAAATCCTCCCAATCCAGAAGTACGATGGTAAGAAACGGATATTGCCGGATCCCGCAATCTGGACACAGCAGGCATCTGTTCAGTCGCTTCGGATAAAGGTTGGCAAATTGAAAGGCATGGACTGGAAAAATATCAGCGGAGAGCAAATTTACGAGATGGCAGAGACAGATCCGGAAGTGCAGGACATTCTGGAGGATATGTATTTTAATATTGCATGGCATTGTTGTAATTTGTACATTACACTTGCACCGGAGATAATCCTGATTGGCGGTGGTATTACGGCACAGCCAAAATTCCTGGAAGGCATTGTAAAATACGTCACTAAACTGAGACGGTTATCGTATATTTATGATCGTATGAAGATTGACTTGTGTAAGTTTGGAAATGATTCAAATCTGTTAGGGGCTCTCTTTAACTTTTTACAGAAGTATAATCTTGCTCAGTAA
- a CDS encoding SLC13 family permease has product MTVAQILAVSIFVVMFVLMVLDKIEKQYITLVAGALTLILVFGVAMHSMDAVIETLNVKNIFTKGFWITSGEGSEESSGINWATIIFLAGMMVMVEGMAKAGFFRWLCLRLAKLVHYKPIPLFVTFMVMAAVLSMFIDSITVILFLAAVTIELAKLLHLDPVPMILSEVFCANLGGSATMCGDPPNIIIGTGLGLSFSDFLTNTGLIAGICLVVVIIYFYLVYRKELLSEESQELDTSNIPDPSTAITDKKKFIISSVIFACAVVLLVSHASTGLTVAFIGTVIAIITLVTSGKDALELIKKVDYKTLLFFIGLFIVVGGLEQTGILKSIASFIGKVSGGNVYVMVAIIIWISAIASAFVDNIPFAATMLPIIKSLAGANQPLLDCLAWTLSIGTDIGGSATPIGASANVVGTSVAAKNGYPIGWGRYCKTAAPAMIIVVTISMIVIFLRYCGGVTM; this is encoded by the coding sequence ATGACAGTAGCACAGATTTTGGCTGTATCCATCTTTGTAGTCATGTTTGTGTTGATGGTGCTGGATAAGATTGAGAAGCAGTACATCACACTCGTGGCTGGTGCGCTGACACTGATTCTTGTATTTGGTGTAGCAATGCATAGCATGGACGCGGTCATCGAGACCTTGAATGTAAAGAATATTTTCACGAAGGGATTCTGGATTACATCCGGTGAGGGTTCCGAGGAGTCATCCGGTATCAACTGGGCGACGATTATATTCCTTGCAGGTATGATGGTAATGGTAGAAGGTATGGCAAAGGCCGGATTCTTCCGGTGGTTATGCTTACGCCTTGCGAAGCTGGTGCATTATAAGCCGATACCGCTGTTTGTGACATTTATGGTTATGGCAGCTGTTTTGTCTATGTTCATTGACAGTATCACGGTTATATTGTTCCTTGCTGCTGTTACGATCGAACTTGCGAAGTTATTGCATTTAGATCCGGTACCAATGATTCTGTCGGAGGTATTCTGTGCGAACTTAGGTGGTTCCGCAACGATGTGTGGTGATCCGCCCAATATCATCATCGGAACAGGGCTCGGACTTTCATTCTCAGACTTTTTGACAAATACAGGTCTGATAGCCGGCATCTGTCTTGTTGTAGTTATTATTTATTTCTATCTTGTATATCGTAAGGAGCTGCTGTCCGAGGAGTCACAGGAGCTGGATACATCCAACATCCCGGACCCTTCTACAGCTATTACAGACAAGAAGAAGTTTATCATCAGCAGCGTGATTTTTGCATGTGCAGTGGTACTTCTTGTATCGCACGCATCGACAGGATTGACGGTTGCGTTTATCGGTACAGTTATCGCAATTATTACGCTGGTTACATCGGGAAAAGATGCGTTAGAACTGATTAAAAAAGTAGATTATAAGACACTGTTATTCTTCATCGGATTATTTATTGTTGTTGGCGGACTGGAGCAGACAGGCATCCTGAAGTCTATTGCATCCTTTATTGGTAAGGTCAGCGGCGGAAATGTATACGTAATGGTAGCAATCATCATCTGGATTTCTGCGATTGCAAGTGCATTTGTAGATAATATCCCATTTGCAGCAACGATGCTTCCAATCATCAAGAGCCTGGCAGGCGCAAACCAGCCATTGCTTGATTGCCTTGCATGGACATTATCTATCGGAACTGATATCGGTGGTAGTGCAACACCAATCGGTGCTTCTGCAAACGTTGTTGGTACATCCGTGGCAGCAAAGAACGGTTATCCGATCGGATGGGGCAGATACTGTAAGACAGCCGCTCCGGCGATGATTATCGTCGTTACGATTTCCATGATCGTAATCTTCCTGCGTTACTGTGGTGGCGTAACAATGTAA
- the fabZ gene encoding 3-hydroxyacyl-ACP dehydratase FabZ, giving the protein MMNINEVQKRIKQRPPFQMIEKVLEVEDGEYAKGIKCVSVNEPYFAGHFPDAPIMPGVLVIEACAQLCSITMESQGTEDDKIYVLLKCEEFKFLRPVIPGDCLEIEVRKESGGAGLVKFNAKVMVDGKVKAKGILAFTSMNKEDIYNQ; this is encoded by the coding sequence ATGATGAATATCAACGAAGTACAAAAAAGAATCAAACAGCGCCCGCCATTTCAGATGATTGAGAAGGTTTTAGAAGTGGAAGACGGCGAATATGCAAAGGGAATCAAATGCGTTTCTGTGAATGAACCATATTTTGCAGGACACTTTCCGGATGCACCGATTATGCCGGGCGTGCTTGTGATTGAGGCGTGTGCGCAGCTTTGCTCGATTACGATGGAGAGTCAGGGCACGGAGGACGATAAGATTTATGTGCTGTTAAAGTGCGAGGAATTCAAGTTCTTAAGACCGGTCATTCCGGGCGACTGTCTGGAGATCGAAGTCCGTAAGGAAAGCGGCGGTGCCGGACTGGTGAAGTTTAATGCGAAGGTAATGGTTGATGGAAAGGTAAAAGCAAAGGGAATCCTTGCATTTACATCCATGAACAAAGAGGATATCTATAACCAATAA
- a CDS encoding 3-oxoacyl-ACP reductase family protein, which translates to MTNGKVALVTGASRGIGRACAIKLGEAGYKVAVNYNSNEAAANEVVEKIKAAGSEAVAIKANVSDLAEVKAMMREVINAFGQLDVLVNNAGIVKDEFVLMMNPDTINQCLDLNIKGYMYCTQQAVLKMFSKKQGVIVNVSSVSSKLAVPGQSVYSATKGAVNSMTATMAKELAPYGIRVNAVAPGFIATDMVEALPEDKKEEYLKDIPMKRFGTAEEIGDVVTMLAGPACSYMTGQVIVLDGGLSL; encoded by the coding sequence ATGACAAATGGTAAAGTAGCGCTTGTCACAGGTGCGTCCCGTGGAATCGGGCGCGCGTGTGCAATCAAGCTTGGAGAGGCAGGCTACAAGGTAGCTGTCAATTATAACTCAAACGAAGCAGCCGCAAACGAGGTCGTAGAGAAGATCAAGGCCGCAGGCAGCGAGGCAGTTGCTATCAAGGCAAATGTATCCGACCTTGCCGAAGTAAAGGCAATGATGCGTGAGGTAATAAACGCATTTGGACAGTTAGATGTCCTTGTCAACAACGCCGGGATTGTAAAGGATGAATTTGTCCTGATGATGAATCCGGATACGATCAATCAGTGTCTTGACCTGAACATTAAGGGATACATGTATTGTACCCAGCAGGCAGTCTTAAAGATGTTTTCGAAGAAACAGGGCGTGATCGTGAATGTATCATCTGTAAGTTCTAAGCTTGCAGTACCGGGACAGAGTGTATACAGTGCAACAAAAGGCGCTGTAAACTCTATGACAGCCACGATGGCAAAGGAGCTTGCACCATATGGAATCCGTGTCAATGCAGTGGCACCGGGCTTTATCGCAACCGATATGGTAGAGGCATTGCCGGAAGATAAGAAGGAAGAATACTTAAAGGATATTCCGATGAAACGATTTGGCACAGCCGAAGAGATTGGAGATGTAGTTACGATGCTTGCCGGACCTGCATGTTCTTATATGACAGGACAGGTGATTGTATTGGATGGAGGGTTGAGCCTGTAA
- a CDS encoding beta-ketoacyl-[acyl-carrier-protein] synthase family protein — protein MDKITNTRCVVTGLGMISAIGNNVEECFANALAGKTGIDKVASVDTTDCYANLGAEVHCDTLDEIDEAKEVDRVSKLCLKASKEALDDAGLVIDESNAGRVGVVMGSCVGGVVSVENYVTKGEHADDINKMTIASIANHVANMAGAKGVVTNVGNACAASTISIAYACELIRAGVADAFIVGGADAFASVPFSGFLALHALSEQACSPFNHSNGITLGEGSGAIIVESYEHAKKRNAKIYCDVLSAGISSDAHHITAPRPDGLGQMYAIRQAIEKSGIEPKDVAYVNAHGTGTAKNDEAEFLSLHTIFDEANPDLSVSSTKAMVGHCLGAAGAIEAVFAIKALTENKIPPTIGYSEEDIEALGEKAGTFDFMPNTMKEKDLHYVMSNSFAFGGSNASIIFSKEPGNVKETENDEKVYITGLGIVSPLGNGVANYIDKINAQAKPEAASVHANVGKEDYDKYGLKMAFYRKLDKFSLMQVISGLEALQEAGIEVTEENAEELGMIVGTGDGPLTTVYEFQEHISENGTTAGSAFNFPNTVYNAAGGYLSIKTGMRGYNVTVTNGAQSGMSSLCYAYNEIKQNRGKAMLATGTDENSEVMEKLYAKLGKVAGDVKQAYAGGDGFVLADGSTSIALENEIYAASHNAKKYAEVCGYAMTHEGVAYGDVAGTEKGLVNAIVDAAAMAGITLDQIDAVYGFANGADEVDTLERHVYEEIFAGKIPVHQVRDYTGEGRAASSALSVAHAALTLSGDLAARQNAYYVTTEEVTKEVVDTSAYKYVLATSCAIGGSYAAVILKKVV, from the coding sequence ATGGATAAGATTACAAATACACGTTGCGTTGTAACCGGACTTGGTATGATCAGCGCAATCGGAAATAACGTGGAGGAGTGCTTCGCAAATGCACTGGCTGGAAAAACCGGAATTGATAAGGTGGCATCCGTCGATACAACCGACTGTTATGCAAACCTCGGTGCAGAAGTGCATTGTGATACTCTTGATGAGATTGATGAGGCAAAGGAGGTTGACCGTGTCAGCAAGCTCTGTCTGAAGGCTTCGAAAGAAGCACTCGATGATGCCGGTCTTGTGATTGACGAGAGCAATGCCGGTCGTGTCGGTGTTGTCATGGGAAGCTGCGTCGGTGGTGTTGTCAGTGTAGAAAATTATGTAACAAAGGGAGAGCATGCAGATGATATTAATAAGATGACGATCGCCTCTATCGCAAACCATGTGGCAAATATGGCAGGTGCTAAGGGCGTTGTCACAAATGTCGGTAATGCCTGTGCCGCAAGTACGATTAGTATTGCCTATGCATGTGAGCTGATCCGTGCCGGTGTGGCAGATGCGTTTATCGTTGGAGGTGCGGATGCGTTTGCATCTGTTCCTTTCTCGGGATTCTTAGCCCTCCATGCACTTTCCGAGCAGGCATGTTCGCCGTTTAACCATAGCAATGGTATCACACTCGGTGAAGGTTCCGGTGCGATCATCGTGGAGAGCTATGAGCATGCAAAGAAGAGAAATGCGAAGATTTACTGTGACGTGCTTTCGGCAGGTATCAGCAGTGACGCGCATCATATTACAGCACCACGTCCGGACGGACTTGGACAGATGTATGCAATCCGTCAGGCAATCGAGAAGTCCGGCATTGAGCCAAAGGATGTTGCATATGTAAACGCACACGGAACGGGAACTGCGAAAAACGACGAGGCAGAATTCCTTTCCTTACATACAATCTTCGATGAGGCAAATCCGGATTTAAGTGTCAGCTCGACAAAGGCAATGGTTGGACACTGCTTAGGCGCAGCCGGTGCGATTGAGGCTGTATTCGCGATTAAGGCATTGACAGAAAACAAGATTCCGCCAACAATCGGATATTCCGAGGAGGATATCGAAGCACTCGGTGAGAAGGCAGGCACATTCGATTTCATGCCGAATACAATGAAGGAAAAGGATCTTCACTATGTGATGTCCAATTCCTTTGCCTTTGGAGGAAGCAACGCAAGTATCATCTTCTCGAAGGAGCCGGGCAATGTGAAGGAGACAGAAAATGACGAGAAGGTATATATCACAGGTCTCGGTATCGTCAGCCCACTTGGAAATGGTGTAGCAAATTATATCGACAAGATAAATGCACAGGCAAAGCCGGAAGCAGCGTCTGTACATGCAAATGTTGGAAAAGAAGATTACGATAAATATGGCTTGAAGATGGCATTCTACAGAAAGCTCGACAAATTCAGTCTGATGCAGGTGATTTCCGGTCTTGAGGCACTGCAGGAGGCAGGCATCGAGGTGACAGAGGAGAATGCAGAAGAGCTTGGTATGATTGTTGGAACCGGCGATGGTCCGCTTACAACGGTATATGAGTTCCAGGAGCATATCTCAGAGAACGGAACAACCGCAGGCTCTGCCTTCAACTTCCCGAATACCGTTTACAATGCAGCCGGCGGATATCTTTCCATCAAGACAGGTATGCGTGGTTACAATGTGACAGTGACAAATGGTGCACAGTCCGGTATGAGCAGCTTGTGTTATGCATATAACGAGATCAAACAGAATCGTGGCAAGGCAATGCTTGCAACCGGTACCGATGAGAACAGCGAGGTTATGGAGAAGCTTTACGCGAAGCTTGGTAAAGTAGCCGGTGATGTAAAGCAGGCATACGCCGGCGGCGACGGATTCGTGCTTGCAGATGGTAGTACGAGTATCGCGTTAGAGAACGAGATATATGCAGCAAGCCATAATGCGAAGAAGTATGCAGAGGTATGTGGTTATGCCATGACTCACGAAGGAGTTGCTTATGGTGATGTCGCAGGTACCGAGAAGGGACTTGTGAACGCTATCGTAGATGCAGCTGCTATGGCAGGTATCACATTAGATCAGATCGATGCCGTTTACGGATTTGCAAACGGTGCAGATGAAGTCGATACATTGGAACGCCATGTCTATGAAGAAATTTTTGCAGGAAAGATTCCTGTACATCAGGTCAGGGATTATACAGGTGAAGGCAGAGCCGCAAGCTCCGCACTGTCTGTTGCACATGCCGCACTTACATTGTCCGGAGATCTTGCCGCAAGACAGAATGCATACTATGTAACAACAGAAGAGGTAACGAAGGAAGTTGTCGATACATCCGCATACAAGTATGTACTCGCAACAAGCTGTGCCATCGGTGGCAGCTACGCCGCAGTCATCTTAAAGAAAGTGGTATAG
- a CDS encoding phosphopantetheine-binding protein — MNEKELEIAENIKGMLSKNLRIPEEELDYEVPLFGDGIGLDSVDSLEIIACIDSAYGVAMTGVAKEHFYNIESLTKYVVANM; from the coding sequence ATGAACGAAAAAGAGTTAGAAATCGCTGAGAACATTAAAGGAATGCTTTCAAAGAATCTTAGAATCCCTGAGGAAGAATTAGATTATGAAGTTCCATTGTTTGGTGATGGAATTGGACTTGATTCTGTTGATTCCCTGGAGATTATCGCTTGTATCGATTCTGCTTACGGCGTAGCTATGACAGGTGTTGCAAAAGAGCACTTCTACAACATCGAGAGCCTTACAAAGTACGTTGTAGCAAACATGTAA
- a CDS encoding lysophospholipid acyltransferase family protein, with protein sequence MEMLKRFAAKLAFAIANGVIRILYPPKVTWEDKKAAKEALKKGSCVVYSNHTSHVDGFYMTRLLGRYKVHTFVARDWYDRKKINWLFRNLPYIPMNRQEMDTSWLSMGLEKMNEGCPVYIFPEGHTSHTGVMDEFKPGFLMLARQAEAQVVPVVIDGEFKLFHRMHIIIGKPVEMNLNEEGRPSVVLKKYAGVCRDRIYKLRDTYGVKKQS encoded by the coding sequence ATGGAGATGCTAAAGAGATTTGCGGCGAAGCTTGCTTTTGCTATTGCAAATGGCGTGATTCGGATTCTCTATCCGCCAAAAGTGACATGGGAAGACAAAAAAGCAGCGAAGGAAGCATTGAAGAAGGGCAGCTGTGTTGTCTATTCTAACCATACAAGTCATGTGGATGGCTTCTATATGACGCGTCTGCTTGGCAGATATAAGGTACACACCTTTGTTGCAAGAGATTGGTACGACAGGAAGAAGATTAACTGGCTGTTCCGGAATCTTCCATATATCCCGATGAACCGGCAGGAGATGGATACAAGCTGGTTGTCTATGGGGCTGGAGAAGATGAATGAGGGCTGTCCGGTCTATATATTTCCGGAGGGACATACAAGCCATACCGGAGTGATGGATGAATTTAAGCCTGGATTTCTGATGCTTGCAAGGCAGGCAGAGGCGCAGGTTGTACCGGTCGTGATTGACGGGGAATTCAAGCTGTTCCATCGTATGCACATCATCATCGGTAAGCCGGTTGAGATGAATTTGAATGAAGAGGGCAGACCATCCGTTGTCTTAAAGAAATATGCCGGTGTCTGCAGAGACAGAATCTATAAGCTGCGTGATACTTATGGCGTAAAGAAACAATCATGA
- a CDS encoding flavodoxin family protein, which produces MKILLINGSLRGEYSSSLKVAHAFVKGMVEEYGEDTEVCEVALKDKRIDHCHGCFACWKTTPGQCCIHDDMDELRQMVMDSDIIVESFPLYFFGLPSKMKAFTDRMISYVKEYRGNPGDEENHRFLHNMRYPELEKKKLILVSTCGYEVTDNCYDAVFAEFDRICGEGKYTTVLAPQGGPLSEQGFAQKVARYLEKFTDAGREYAREGCLSDRTWNKLQRPLLGHSTFEMAINMNWDNPEVGPYGKLV; this is translated from the coding sequence ATGAAGATACTTTTGATTAATGGAAGCTTGCGTGGAGAGTACAGCTCTTCCTTAAAAGTTGCCCATGCATTTGTAAAGGGTATGGTGGAAGAATATGGAGAGGACACGGAAGTCTGTGAGGTAGCATTGAAGGACAAGCGGATTGACCATTGTCATGGATGCTTTGCCTGTTGGAAGACAACACCGGGACAGTGCTGTATCCATGACGATATGGACGAGCTCCGGCAGATGGTGATGGACAGCGATATCATTGTTGAGAGCTTTCCGCTTTATTTCTTTGGACTGCCTTCGAAGATGAAGGCATTTACGGATCGTATGATCTCTTATGTAAAGGAGTATCGCGGGAATCCGGGAGATGAGGAAAATCATAGGTTCCTACATAATATGCGGTATCCGGAGCTGGAAAAGAAAAAACTGATATTAGTATCTACATGTGGCTATGAGGTGACAGACAACTGTTACGATGCCGTGTTTGCAGAGTTTGACCGGATCTGCGGAGAAGGGAAATACACGACGGTGCTGGCACCGCAGGGTGGACCGCTCTCGGAGCAGGGCTTTGCACAGAAGGTGGCGCGATATCTGGAGAAATTCACGGATGCCGGCCGCGAGTATGCTAGGGAAGGCTGCTTATCGGATCGTACATGGAATAAGCTGCAACGGCCGTTGCTTGGACACAGTACATTCGAGATGGCAATTAATATGAACTGGGACAACCCGGAGGTTGGTCCTTACGGAAAGCTGGTGTAA
- a CDS encoding iron-containing alcohol dehydrogenase family protein translates to MAGSHIAIPTILKIGSGTLGNVGKYLQSSGFKKAVVFFGNGLVEMFGNTVMDSLSEADIEVLSYCELDTTDIKDIIDLAFTIDAKTQVILGIGGGKVIDAGKYAAYLKKLPFISMPTSASSDGFSSASASLLVNGKRTSVPARMAYGIVVDTDVLKSAPAKFLYSGIGDMVSKITALYDWIFEAEHGVSEVNDFAVMIAKKAVNSFVRTPFESIQDNLFLKELVDSLAMSGIANEIAGGSAPTSGSEHLISHALDKLLEVPQLHGVQVGIATYVMAVVQDHRYVRVNKIFTDTGFWDFVATLGLNRADYEAAIDMAPQIKPNRYTYLHEEKYREKAKQVLREDTVMKRVFGE, encoded by the coding sequence ATGGCAGGATCTCATATTGCGATTCCGACAATCTTGAAGATTGGGAGCGGAACACTTGGAAACGTAGGAAAATATCTGCAATCAAGCGGATTTAAAAAGGCGGTTGTATTTTTTGGCAATGGACTTGTTGAGATGTTTGGGAATACGGTAATGGACTCTCTTTCTGAGGCGGATATTGAAGTACTTTCGTATTGCGAACTGGATACAACGGATATCAAGGATATCATTGATCTTGCATTCACAATTGATGCAAAGACGCAGGTCATCTTAGGTATCGGCGGTGGCAAAGTGATTGATGCCGGTAAATATGCCGCATATCTTAAGAAACTTCCGTTTATCAGCATGCCGACATCCGCATCAAGTGATGGATTTTCTTCGGCAAGTGCATCTCTTCTGGTAAATGGCAAGCGTACTTCTGTGCCGGCGCGTATGGCATATGGTATTGTGGTCGATACCGATGTATTAAAATCAGCCCCGGCGAAGTTCTTATATTCGGGTATTGGAGATATGGTATCAAAGATCACAGCACTTTACGACTGGATTTTCGAGGCAGAGCATGGTGTGTCCGAGGTAAATGATTTCGCTGTGATGATTGCAAAGAAAGCGGTCAACAGCTTTGTGCGGACGCCGTTTGAGAGTATTCAGGACAACCTGTTTTTGAAGGAACTGGTTGATTCACTGGCGATGAGTGGAATTGCCAATGAGATTGCAGGAGGCAGTGCACCAACGAGTGGAAGTGAACATCTGATCTCACATGCACTTGATAAGCTGTTGGAAGTGCCGCAGCTTCATGGGGTACAGGTCGGAATCGCCACCTATGTGATGGCAGTCGTACAAGATCACCGGTATGTGCGTGTGAACAAGATATTTACGGATACCGGTTTTTGGGATTTTGTAGCGACACTTGGATTAAACCGTGCAGACTATGAGGCGGCAATCGATATGGCTCCACAGATTAAGCCGAACCGTTATACCTATCTGCATGAGGAAAAGTATCGGGAGAAAGCAAAACAGGTGCTGCGTGAAGATACGGTGATGAAGCGGGTATTTGGCGAATAA
- a CDS encoding TetR/AcrR family transcriptional regulator, protein MSKFTKQAIMDGFIELSKQMPIDKITVKKVTDYIGITRNTFYYHYQDIYALLEEIVVTKAKKLFVLDEENLENSWKSNMRFIGQYGKKNESFIRNLYRSMGRDAFGDQLLEISYGSIYRSVQAYAEKEMVQNPDITYKEQAIKDTSYILAKMLSENAVEWIRGRVEQDPVALMEKAIAAVDGVGQVLLNNLNKTPDNR, encoded by the coding sequence ATGTCTAAATTCACAAAGCAGGCAATCATGGATGGATTTATCGAACTGTCCAAGCAGATGCCTATCGATAAAATTACTGTAAAAAAAGTAACCGATTATATCGGAATTACAAGGAATACATTTTACTATCACTATCAGGATATCTATGCACTGTTGGAGGAGATTGTTGTCACAAAGGCGAAGAAATTATTTGTCTTAGATGAGGAGAATCTGGAGAACTCGTGGAAGAGTAATATGCGTTTTATTGGACAGTATGGCAAGAAAAATGAAAGCTTTATAAGAAATCTTTACCGGTCGATGGGACGGGATGCATTTGGCGACCAGCTTTTGGAAATCAGCTACGGATCCATTTATCGGAGCGTGCAGGCGTATGCAGAAAAAGAAATGGTGCAAAATCCGGACATCACATACAAGGAACAGGCAATCAAGGATACATCTTATATACTTGCGAAGATGCTTTCGGAAAATGCAGTTGAATGGATACGCGGACGTGTGGAACAGGATCCGGTAGCGCTGATGGAGAAGGCTATTGCAGCAGTGGATGGTGTCGGCCAGGTACTATTGAATAATCTGAATAAAACCCCAGATAATAGATAG
- a CDS encoding leucine-rich repeat domain-containing protein — MTQDEFSCLYEESSFTCIIKKGLALLDGDRVRIEHIDSDTETLVLPDELPVTLFDIQGKSYTRVLPVSELGKKACYDKKNLKCVHLGKNLRYLDDYAFARCEHLVEVVADGMDGFINLRFGNGVFDDCENLEILALSGDREAKIAKLLAAVPRFLKAEDLLAGGEIGTDVWYERWDFALRAFLKEDDAAGYMQAVLFGIRKFADREAYIAYVRQAKCALCRLRLEYGEELQAFARKQCEDYLRKTEQM, encoded by the coding sequence ATGACGCAGGATGAATTTAGCTGCCTTTATGAAGAAAGTTCATTTACCTGTATAATAAAAAAAGGGCTTGCATTGCTCGATGGAGATCGTGTCCGGATTGAACATATCGACAGTGACACGGAGACCTTAGTGCTACCGGATGAACTTCCGGTTACGTTGTTTGATATACAGGGAAAAAGTTATACACGTGTTCTTCCAGTTTCGGAGCTAGGGAAAAAGGCATGCTATGATAAGAAAAATTTAAAGTGCGTACATCTTGGGAAAAACTTGCGTTATCTGGACGATTATGCATTTGCCCGTTGTGAACATCTGGTCGAGGTAGTGGCAGATGGAATGGATGGATTTATAAATCTTCGCTTTGGAAATGGCGTGTTTGATGATTGCGAAAATCTGGAAATCTTAGCACTCAGTGGAGATCGAGAAGCAAAAATTGCAAAACTGCTGGCGGCTGTGCCAAGATTTCTGAAGGCAGAAGATCTGCTGGCTGGTGGCGAGATTGGAACGGATGTCTGGTACGAACGTTGGGATTTTGCCCTGCGTGCATTTTTGAAAGAAGACGATGCCGCAGGTTATATGCAGGCGGTGCTTTTTGGCATACGGAAATTTGCAGACAGGGAAGCGTATATTGCTTATGTGCGGCAGGCGAAATGTGCATTGTGCAGATTGCGGTTAGAATATGGTGAAGAATTGCAGGCGTTTGCACGGAAACAATGTGAGGATTATCTCAGAAAAACAGAACAGATGTAA